In a single window of the Gossypium hirsutum isolate 1008001.06 chromosome D02, Gossypium_hirsutum_v2.1, whole genome shotgun sequence genome:
- the LOC107909901 gene encoding uncharacterized protein — MPPGSFTTWTGLHKAFLEKYFPASRIGSIRKEICGIKQLVGESLYEYWERFKRLCASCPQYQISEQLLVQYFYEGLTPQDRGMIDAASGGALVDKTPEQAQNLIANMAQNRQQFGFRRSDLGKRMDEGQSSMMEAQLANLTAMVSKLMTGGTAKASLYGICCLEGHTTDMCLTLQEAQANAVFPNQRRYDPYSATYNEGWRDHPNLRYQNLATPPGFEQQNSRPYNMSQPTHQNPSAETKTHSMLEQMMKMMADQKKETDGRFQSLESAAKQLQTRASSTDVNLGNLQAQVNNRLPSQPVANPRDNVSAITLRSGKELRSILKKVQNSNEEDETKVKKVRFSDIEEENLALPKADLQPSQAAPKEVGKSRLQQSTALHDATNFEQETRVPELRAQATQNTNNQPRSYVPKAPFPQRLRKEKSDDVNAEILETFRKELN, encoded by the exons ATGCCGCCAGGCTCATTCACAACTTGGACAGGGTTACATAAAGCTTTCCTAGAGAAGTATTTTCCGGCATCAAGAATAGGGTCAATCAGGAAGGAAATTTGTGGAATTAAGCAACTGGTAGGTGAGTCACTATACGAGTACTGGGAAAGATTTAAACGGCTATGTGCGAGTTGTCCACAGTATCAGATTAGTGAGCAGCTCTTAGTGCAATATTTTTATGAAGGGTTGACACCACAAGATCGAGGAATGATCGATGCAGCGAGTGGAGGTGCTTTGGTTGATAAAACTCCTGAGCAAGCCCAAAATTTGATCGCTAATATGGCGCAGAATAGACAGCAATTCGGTTTTAGGAGGTCTGACTTGGGTAAACGAATGGATGAAGGCCAGTCGAGCATGATGGAGGCTCAATTAGCTAATTTAACGGCTATGGTAAGTAAGTTGATGACTGGAGGTACAGCGAAAGCTTCACTATATGGCATTTGTTGTTTAGAAGGACATACCACAGATATGTGTCTGACATTACAAGAAGCGCAAGCTAACGCTGTCTTTCCAAATCAGAGGAGGTATGATCCATATTCGGCTACTTATAATGAGGGATGGAGAGATCACCCTAATCTTAGATATCAAAATCTAGCTACGCCTCCAGGATTTGAGCAGCAAAATTCCCGACCATATAATATGTCACAACCAACCCATCAAAACCCGAGTGCTGAAACCAAGACCCATTCCATGcttgaacaaatgatgaagatgatggcTGACCAGAAGAAGGAAACCGATGGAAGATTTCAGTCTTTGGAATCGGCAGCGAAGCAATTGCAAACCAGAGCCTCGTCGACTGATGTTAATCTTGGGAACTTACAAGCACAGGTAAATAATCGGTTACCGTCACAGCCTGTGGCAAATCCGAGGGATAATGTCAGTGCAATAACCTTGCGAAGTGGGAAGGAGTTGAGATCGATACTAAAAAAGGTCCAAAACAGTAATGAGGAAGATGAAACTAAGGTAAAAAAGGTCCGATTTAGTGATATTGAAGAGGAAAATTTAGCCTTGCCAAAGGCTGATTTACAACCGTCGCAAGCAGCTCCAAAGGAAGTAGGGAAATCACGTTTACAACAGTCCACTGCTTTGCATGATGCAACAAATTTTGAACAGGAAACGAGGGTTCCCGAGCTTCGAGCACAAGCAACTCAGAACACTAATAACCAACCTCGATCTTATGTGCCAAAGGCGCCATTTCCACAGCGTTTGAGGAAGGAAAAGTCAGACGATGTCAATGCCGAAATTCTAGAGACTTTTCGCAAG gaactaaattga